A portion of the Caenorhabditis elegans chromosome III genome contains these proteins:
- the unc-25 gene encoding Glutamate decarboxylase 1 (Confirmed by transcript evidence): MSSAAADESDAVLENLIAKEILPQTGNWEGTEEFLNRIVQVLLKYIKDQNDRDQKILEFHHPDKMQMLMDLSIPEKPESLLKLVKSCEDVLRLGVRTGHPRFFNQISCGLDLVSMAGEWLTATANTNMFTYEIAPVFILMEKSVMARMWEAVGWDPEKADGIFAPGGAIANLYAMNAARHQLWPRSKHLGMKDIPTLCCFTSEDSHYSIKSASAVLGIGADYCFNIPTDKNGKMIPEALEAKIIECKKEGLTPFFACCTAGSTVYGAFDPLERVANICERHKLWFHVDAAWGGGMLLSPEHRYKLAGIERANSVTWNPHKLMGALLQCSACLFRQDGLLFQCNQMSADYLFQQDKPYDVSFDTGDKAIQCGRHNDVFKLWLMWKSKGMEGYRQQINKLMDLANYFTRRIKETEGFELIIENPEFLNICFWYVPSKIRNLEPAEMRARLEKIAPKIKAGMMQRGTTMVGYQPDKQRPNFFRMIISNQAITREDLDFLIKEIVDIGESLE; encoded by the exons ATGTCCTCTGCTGCTGCTGACGAAAGTGATGCTGTGCTCGAGAATCTTATTGCGAAag AAATCCTTCCCCAAACCGGCAACTGGGAAGGAACCGAGGAATTTCTTAATCGAATTGTTCAG GTTCTTCTGAAGTACATCAAAGATCAGAATGATCGTGATCAGAAGATTCTGGAATTCCATCATCCAGATAAAATGCAAATGTTGATGGATTTGTCTATTCCAGAGAAACCGGAGAGCTTGTTGAAGCTTGTGAAG AGCTGTGAAGATGTGCTTCGATTGGGTGTACGTACTGGACATCCACGCTTTTTCAACCAAATCTCGTGTGGACTCGACTTGGTTTCGATGGCTGGGGAATGGCTTACCGCAACTGCAAATACTAATAT GTTCACCTATGAAATCGCGCCTGTCTTCATCCTTATGGAAAAGTCGGTAATGGCCAGAATGTGGGAAGCAGTTGGATGGGATCCGGAAAAAGCTGATGGAATCTTTGCACCAGGTGGAGCAATCGCCAATTTGTATGCAATGAATGCGGCACGTCATCAACTTTGGCCACGTAGCAAGCATCTCGGAATGAAGGATATTCCGACATTGTGCTGCTTTACTAGCGAGgat AGTCACTACTCCATCAAATCTGCCTCCGCTGTTCTTGGCATTGGCGCAGACTATTGCTTCAACATTCCAACcgataaaaatggaaaaatgattcCAGAAGCTCTAGAAGCTAAGATTATCGAATGTAAAAAAGAGGGTCTGACCCCGTTCTTTGCCTGCTGCACAGCCGGCTCAACTGTCTACGGAGCATTTGATCCATTGGAGCGAGTCGCAAACATCTGTGAACGTCATAAGCTCTGGTTCCACGTGGATGCCGCTTGGGGTGGTGGAATGCTCCTGTCTCCCGAGCATCGGTACAAGCTGGCAGGAATTGAGAGAGCTAATTCAGTGACATGGAATCCACATAAGCTCATGGGAGCACTTCTCCAGTGCTCGGCATGCTTGTTCCGTCAGGATGGACTACTGTTCCAGTGTAATCAAATGTCGGCTGATTATCTATTCCAACAAGATAAACCGTACGATGTGAGCTTTGATACTGGAGATAAAGCCATTCAATGTGGACGGCACAATGATGTTTTCAAGCTTTGGTTGATGTGGAAGAGCAAGGGAATGGAGGGATATCGTCAGCAAATTAATAAGTTGATGGATTTGGCCAACTATTTTACCAGGAGAATTAAGGAAACTGAAGGATTTGAGTTGATTATTGAGAAT cccgaATTCCTGAACATTTGTTTCTGGTACGTGCCTTCAAAGATTCGAAACTTGGAGCCTGCTGAAATGCGTGCTCGTTTGGAGAAAATTGCCCCAAAAATTAAAGCCGGCATGATGCAAAGAGGTACCACAATGGTTGGATATCAACCGGATAAGCAGCGACCAAATTTCTTCCGAATGATTATTTCGAATCAG gcaatcaCTCGCGAGGACCTCGACTTTCTCATCAAGGAAATTGTGGACATTGGAGAGtctttggaataa
- the unc-25 gene encoding Glutamate decarboxylase (Confirmed by transcript evidence), producing MSSAAADESDAVLENLIAKEILPQTGNWEGTEEFLNRIVQVLLKYIKDQNDRDQKILEFHHPDKMQMLMDLSIPEKPESLLKLVKSCEDVLRLGVRTGHPRFFNQISCGLDLVSMAGEWLTATANTNMFTYEIAPVFILMEKSVMARMWEAVGWDPEKADGIFAPGGAIANLYAMNAARHQLWPRSKHLGMKDIPTLCCFTSEDSHYSIKSASAVLGIGADYCFNIPTDKNGKMIPEALEAKIIECKKEGLTPFFACCTAGSTVYGAFDPLERVANICERHKLWFHVDAAWGGGMLLSPEHRYKLAGIERANSVTWNPHKLMGALLQCSACLFRQDGLLFQCNQMSADYLFQQDKPYDVSFDTGDKAIQCGRHNDVFKLWLMWKSKGMEGYRQQINKLMDLANYFTRRIKETEGFELIIENVSFARIPEHLFLVRAFKDSKLGAC from the exons ATGTCCTCTGCTGCTGCTGACGAAAGTGATGCTGTGCTCGAGAATCTTATTGCGAAag AAATCCTTCCCCAAACCGGCAACTGGGAAGGAACCGAGGAATTTCTTAATCGAATTGTTCAG GTTCTTCTGAAGTACATCAAAGATCAGAATGATCGTGATCAGAAGATTCTGGAATTCCATCATCCAGATAAAATGCAAATGTTGATGGATTTGTCTATTCCAGAGAAACCGGAGAGCTTGTTGAAGCTTGTGAAG AGCTGTGAAGATGTGCTTCGATTGGGTGTACGTACTGGACATCCACGCTTTTTCAACCAAATCTCGTGTGGACTCGACTTGGTTTCGATGGCTGGGGAATGGCTTACCGCAACTGCAAATACTAATAT GTTCACCTATGAAATCGCGCCTGTCTTCATCCTTATGGAAAAGTCGGTAATGGCCAGAATGTGGGAAGCAGTTGGATGGGATCCGGAAAAAGCTGATGGAATCTTTGCACCAGGTGGAGCAATCGCCAATTTGTATGCAATGAATGCGGCACGTCATCAACTTTGGCCACGTAGCAAGCATCTCGGAATGAAGGATATTCCGACATTGTGCTGCTTTACTAGCGAGgat AGTCACTACTCCATCAAATCTGCCTCCGCTGTTCTTGGCATTGGCGCAGACTATTGCTTCAACATTCCAACcgataaaaatggaaaaatgattcCAGAAGCTCTAGAAGCTAAGATTATCGAATGTAAAAAAGAGGGTCTGACCCCGTTCTTTGCCTGCTGCACAGCCGGCTCAACTGTCTACGGAGCATTTGATCCATTGGAGCGAGTCGCAAACATCTGTGAACGTCATAAGCTCTGGTTCCACGTGGATGCCGCTTGGGGTGGTGGAATGCTCCTGTCTCCCGAGCATCGGTACAAGCTGGCAGGAATTGAGAGAGCTAATTCAGTGACATGGAATCCACATAAGCTCATGGGAGCACTTCTCCAGTGCTCGGCATGCTTGTTCCGTCAGGATGGACTACTGTTCCAGTGTAATCAAATGTCGGCTGATTATCTATTCCAACAAGATAAACCGTACGATGTGAGCTTTGATACTGGAGATAAAGCCATTCAATGTGGACGGCACAATGATGTTTTCAAGCTTTGGTTGATGTGGAAGAGCAAGGGAATGGAGGGATATCGTCAGCAAATTAATAAGTTGATGGATTTGGCCAACTATTTTACCAGGAGAATTAAGGAAACTGAAGGATTTGAGTTGATTATTGAGAATGTGAGTTTCG cccgaATTCCTGAACATTTGTTTCTGGTACGTGCCTTCAAAGATTCGAAACTTGGAGCCTGCTGA
- the unc-25 gene encoding Glutamate decarboxylase (Confirmed by transcript evidence), producing the protein MLCSRILLRKSCEDVLRLGVRTGHPRFFNQISCGLDLVSMAGEWLTATANTNMFTYEIAPVFILMEKSVMARMWEAVGWDPEKADGIFAPGGAIANLYAMNAARHQLWPRSKHLGMKDIPTLCCFTSEDSHYSIKSASAVLGIGADYCFNIPTDKNGKMIPEALEAKIIECKKEGLTPFFACCTAGSTVYGAFDPLERVANICERHKLWFHVDAAWGGGMLLSPEHRYKLAGIERANSVTWNPHKLMGALLQCSACLFRQDGLLFQCNQMSADYLFQQDKPYDVSFDTGDKAIQCGRHNDVFKLWLMWKSKGMEGYRQQINKLMDLANYFTRRIKETEGFELIIENPEFLNICFWYVPSKIRNLEPAEMRARLEKIAPKIKAGMMQRGTTMVGYQPDKQRPNFFRMIISNQAITREDLDFLIKEIVDIGESLE; encoded by the exons ATGCTGTGCTCGAGAATCTTATTGCGAAag AGCTGTGAAGATGTGCTTCGATTGGGTGTACGTACTGGACATCCACGCTTTTTCAACCAAATCTCGTGTGGACTCGACTTGGTTTCGATGGCTGGGGAATGGCTTACCGCAACTGCAAATACTAATAT GTTCACCTATGAAATCGCGCCTGTCTTCATCCTTATGGAAAAGTCGGTAATGGCCAGAATGTGGGAAGCAGTTGGATGGGATCCGGAAAAAGCTGATGGAATCTTTGCACCAGGTGGAGCAATCGCCAATTTGTATGCAATGAATGCGGCACGTCATCAACTTTGGCCACGTAGCAAGCATCTCGGAATGAAGGATATTCCGACATTGTGCTGCTTTACTAGCGAGgat AGTCACTACTCCATCAAATCTGCCTCCGCTGTTCTTGGCATTGGCGCAGACTATTGCTTCAACATTCCAACcgataaaaatggaaaaatgattcCAGAAGCTCTAGAAGCTAAGATTATCGAATGTAAAAAAGAGGGTCTGACCCCGTTCTTTGCCTGCTGCACAGCCGGCTCAACTGTCTACGGAGCATTTGATCCATTGGAGCGAGTCGCAAACATCTGTGAACGTCATAAGCTCTGGTTCCACGTGGATGCCGCTTGGGGTGGTGGAATGCTCCTGTCTCCCGAGCATCGGTACAAGCTGGCAGGAATTGAGAGAGCTAATTCAGTGACATGGAATCCACATAAGCTCATGGGAGCACTTCTCCAGTGCTCGGCATGCTTGTTCCGTCAGGATGGACTACTGTTCCAGTGTAATCAAATGTCGGCTGATTATCTATTCCAACAAGATAAACCGTACGATGTGAGCTTTGATACTGGAGATAAAGCCATTCAATGTGGACGGCACAATGATGTTTTCAAGCTTTGGTTGATGTGGAAGAGCAAGGGAATGGAGGGATATCGTCAGCAAATTAATAAGTTGATGGATTTGGCCAACTATTTTACCAGGAGAATTAAGGAAACTGAAGGATTTGAGTTGATTATTGAGAAT cccgaATTCCTGAACATTTGTTTCTGGTACGTGCCTTCAAAGATTCGAAACTTGGAGCCTGCTGAAATGCGTGCTCGTTTGGAGAAAATTGCCCCAAAAATTAAAGCCGGCATGATGCAAAGAGGTACCACAATGGTTGGATATCAACCGGATAAGCAGCGACCAAATTTCTTCCGAATGATTATTTCGAATCAG gcaatcaCTCGCGAGGACCTCGACTTTCTCATCAAGGAAATTGTGGACATTGGAGAGtctttggaataa